From the genome of Miscanthus floridulus cultivar M001 chromosome 10, ASM1932011v1, whole genome shotgun sequence, one region includes:
- the LOC136489640 gene encoding coronatine-insensitive protein homolog 1b-like — translation MDIQIWPNPKSASGLAQNRRPHFIRHCCVPPPLLAPPPPRAARHRCAPRRPTTAPPDLRAAPARLLAQFPRLGSLAVNGKPHAAMYGLIPDDWGAYARPWVTELAVPLECLKALHLRRMVVTDNDLAELVRARGHMLQELKLDKCTGFSTDGLRLVAHSCRKQQSCCSDLLVWPFGRLYTLILLERSLRPRVPIIPVVRHRVIPPFLHHRLIGYLDED, via the exons ATGGATATTCAGATCT ggcccaaccctaaatcggccagCGGCCTGGCCCAAAATCGCCGCCCACATTTCATACGCCACTGCtgcgtgccgccgccgctgctcgccccgccgccgccccgcgcGGCCCGCCACCGCTGCGCGCCCCGCCGCCCCACCACCGCACCGCCCGACCTCCGCGCCGCCCCGGCGCGCCTGCTCGCGCAGTTCCCGCGGCTCGGGTCGCTGGCCGTGAACGGGAAGCCCCACGCGGCCATGTATGGCCTCATACCCGACGACTGGGGCGCCTACGCCCGCCCCTGGGTCACCGAGCTCGCCGTGCCGCTCGAGTGCCTCAAGGCGCTCCACCTCCGCCGCATGGTCGTCACGGACAACGACCTCGCTGAGCTCGTCCGTGCCAGGGGCCACATGCTGCAGGAGCTCAAGCTCGACAAGTGCACCGGCTTCTCCACGGATGGACTCCGCCTCGTTGCCCACTCCTGCAG AAAACAACAATCCTGTTGCAGCGATCTGCTCGTCTGGCCTTTTGGCCGTCTCTATACCTTGATTCTTTTGGAGAGGAG cctccgtccgcgggttccaatcatcccggtagtgcgtcaccgggtgatcccgcctttccttcaccaccgtctcataggctaccttgatgaggactag
- the LOC136485720 gene encoding disease resistance protein RGA2-like, with translation MAAALDALAPYVKKLIADMAQEEVSMLLGVSSEITKLEDNMEGLKAFLKDAERRRITDTSVQRWSTKLKNAMYDATDILDLCQLEADKRRESKGGGTVEHKSPRCFQPLLFCLRNPAFAHKIGSRIKELNQRLESIHKEADKYKFNIGLSSNPEPRKLTAAELSSYRTSSLVDESAIVGEQIERDTRELIHLLTSSDNNHNIKVVSIIGVGGMGKTTLAQKIFNDATIQEHFKTKTIWLSITQQFDEVELLRTAIKHAGGAHGAEKDKNTLTETLFHTLSSGRFLLVMDDVWSQKVWNDVLSVPVRNASKKQPGSRVLVTTRSAHLPQQMQAPLHQHRVKPLENDDAWSLLKKQLQPDQVDGIDQLKTIGMEILENCDGLPLAIKVIGGLLSTRYPSEHEWKSVLNKPAWSLTGLPPELDNRLYLSYEDLSPQIKQCFLYCSLFPKGEEINRNVVTRMWISEGFIQPLDGSSIISHEYGFEEMATEYYRELIKRNLIEPIEEYSLTGYKCTMHDVVRTFAEYMAREESLVVVGREQAATGIGGGGGGGGIHVRRLSIEQTVSVLDWGILQRRESLRTLIINSRVNFHLPGDSLSSFSSLRVLYIWSADSNRLVPSLSMLKHLRYLHLEETDISWLPDDIQKMKFLLYISLGNCKKLCHLPSSIIKLVHLRSLNINGSNVSVIPKGFSELTNLRSLYGFPVHVDMDASNSWCSLQELAPLSQLRKLTLYGLEKVQDSRMAEKAMISSKRHLGYLELNYSASGHTIGTGGVEAQQEQQQSVTEEVLEKLCPPTCLESYILKGGYVGRQLPDWMCAPASAEFKSIRYLKLENLPCCTQLPDGLCCLPSLEVLDITDAPAIKRIGPQFQASSSVAPFPKLRQLYLDGLREWEEWEWNDCEEHMDVETAIAMPCLERLQIKNCKLSCLPPGLASTKRHTLRELWLYELTNLTHVENIPSVVVLELFDCPELKKITALDSRLQKIRIVRCTKLEVLEGVPALDSLVLEDPTMDTLPEYLRVVNPRYLELDCNKKLYESSSSPGSSEWDKISHIGKRDINCIEDSDTSSDGYSEED, from the exons ATGGCGGCTGCCCTGGATGCTTTAGCACCCTACGTGAAGAAGCTTATCGCGGACATGGCACAAGAAGAGGTGTCCATGCTGCTTGGTGTCTCCAGCGagatcaccaagctagaggacaacaTGGAAGGCCTCAAAGCCTTCCTCAAAGATGCCGAGAGGAGGCGCATCACCGACACGAGCGTGCAAAGATGGTCGACAAAGCTCAAGAACGCCATGTATGATGCCACTGACATCCTCGACTTGTGCCAGCTCGAGGCTGACAAGCGGAGGGAGTCCAAAGGTGGTGGTACTGTAGAGCATAAGTCACCCCGCTGTTTCCAGCCATTGCTCTTCTGCTTGCGGAATCCCGCGTTCGCACACAAGATAGGCAGCCGCATCAAGGAGCTCAACCAGAGGCTGGAAAGCATCCACAAGGAGGCGGACAAGTACAAGTTCAATATTGGCCTCAGTTCCAACCCGGAGCCAAGGAAGCTAACTGCTGCTGAGTTATCCAGCTACAGGACAAGTTCACTTGTCGATGAGTCAGCCATAGTTGGGGAACAGATAGAGAGGGATACAAGGGAGCTCATTCACTTGCTAACCTCAAGTGACAATAATCACAACATCAAAGTCGTGTCTATAATTGGTGTTGGTGGCATGGGGAAGACTACTCTTGCTCAGAAGATCTTCAATGATGCAACCATCCAAGAGCACTTCAAGACGAAGACGATATGGCTAAGCATCACTCAACAGTTTGATGAGGTTGAGTTACTGAGGACAGCAATCAAGCATGCTGGAGGCGCCCATGGTGCTGAGAAGGACAAAAATACTCTGACGGAGACCCTATTCCACACCCTATCCAGTGGAAGGTTTCTGCTGGTGATGGATGACGTGTGGAGCCAGAAAGTGTGGAACGACGTGCTTAGTGTCCCAGTCAGAAATGCTAGCAAGAAACAACCTGGAAGCAGGGTCCTTGTCACCACAAGATCTGCACACCTACCCCAACAGATGCAAGCCCCCCTGCACCAACACCGTGTCAAGCCTCTAGAGAATGATGATGCTTGGTCTTTGCTCAAGAAGCAGCTACAACCTGATCAG GTAGATGGAATTGATCAACTGAAAACTATTGGGATGGAAATTCTTGAAAATTGTGATGGCTTACCACTTGCAATTAAAGTGATTGGAGGTCTCTTGAGCACAAGATACCCAAGTGAGCATGAGTGGAAATCTGTTTTGAACAAGCCAGCTTGGTCACTGACCGGACTGCCTCCAGAACTCGACAACCGACTATACTTGAGCTACGAGGACTTGTCTCCCCAGATAAAGCAATGCTTTCTGTACTGCTCACTATTTCCTAAAGGTGAAGAAATCAATAGGAATGTAGTAACTCGAATGTGGATTAGTGAAGGATTTATCCAACCTTTGGATGGTAGTAGTATTATTTCACATGAGTATGGGTTCGAAGAGATGGCAACTGAGTACTACCGAGAGTTAATAAAGAGGAACCTTATAGAACCTATAGAAGAATATTCTCTCACTGGATACAAGTGCACCATGCATGATGTGGTCCGCACCTTTGCTGAATACATGGCAAGAGAAGAATCACTAGTGGTGGTTGGCAGAGAACAAGCTGCTACTGgtattggtggtggtggtggtggtggtggtatccATGTCCGTCGCCTCTCTATTGAACAGACCGTATCAGTACTGGATTGGGGCATTTTGCAAAGGCGAGAGTCACTTAGGACATTAATTATAAACTCTAGAGTAAACTTTCATCTTCCTGGTGACTCGCTGAGTAGTTTCTCTAGCCTGCGGGTACTGTACATATGGTCTGCTGATTCTAATAGATTGGTTCCCTCTCTATCTATGTTGAAGCACTTGAGATACCTTCACTTGGAGGAAACTGATATATCTTGGCTACCAGATGATATCCAGAAGatgaaatttctactgtacattTCACTTGGTAACTGTAAGAAGCTATGCCACCTTCCTAGCAGCATCATAAAACTTGTGCATCTAAGGTCTCTTAACATCAATGGATCAAATGTTAGTGTCATTCCTAAGGGGTTCAGTGAGTTAACAAATCTGAGGTCACTTTATGGCTTCCCAGTACACGTGGACATGGATGCAAGCAATAGCTGGTGCAGTTTGCAAGAGCTGGCACCTCTTTCTCAGCTTAGAAAGCTTACACTATATGGCCTAGAGAAGGTGCAGGACAGCCGGATGGCTGAAAAGGCCATGATTAGCAGCAAGCGCCACCTTGGGTATCTAGAGTTGAACTATAGTGCAAGTGGACATACTATAGGGACAGGTGGtgttgaggcacagcaggagcaACAACAAAGTGTGACCGAGGAAGTCTTGGAAAAGCTCTGCCCTCCAACCTGCCTGGAGAGTTATATTTTGAAAGGGGGATACGTTGGTCGCCAGCTACCAGACTGGATGTGTGCTCCAGCATCGGCAGAGTTTAAGAGCATAAGGTATTTGAAACTGGAGAACCTGCCTTGCTGCACCCAGCTCCCTGATGGTCTATGCTGCCTCCCAAGTTTGGAAGTGCTGGACATCACGGATGCGCCAGCCATCAAGCGTATTGGCCCCCAATTCCAAGCGTCATCCTCCGTGGCACCGTTTCCTAAACTGAGACAGCTGTATTTGGATGGACTACGTGAGTGGGAAGAGTGGGAATGGAATGACTGTGAGGAGCATATGGATGTGGAAACTGCCATAGCCATGCCTTGTCTGGAGAGACTCCAAATCAAAAACTGCAAGCTGAGCTGTCTTCCACCAGGCCTCGCCAGCACTAAGAGGCATACTCTTAGAGAACTATGGCTGTACGAGCTCACCAACCTGACACATGTGGAGAACATTCCTTCAGTTGTGGTACTTGAACTGTTTGACTGCCCTGAGCTGAAGAAGATCACAGCACTCGACAGCAGGTTGCAGAAGATTAGGATCGTTCGCTGCACAAAGCTGGAGGTTCTAGAAGGTGTACCAGCACTCGACAGTCTCGTACTGGAGGACCCCACCATGGACACGCTTCCAGAATACCTGCGAGTTGTAAACCCAAGGTATCTCGAGTTGGATTGCAACAAGAAGCTATACGAATCCTCCTCATCTCCAGGTAGCTCCGAATGGGACAAGATCAGCCATATTGGAAAACGCGACATCAACTGCATCGAAGATTCAGATACAAGTTCGGATGGATATTCAGAGGAAGACTGA